GTAATTCTTCTAAATTTGGCCCATAAATTCGCATTTCTACGGGGGCATCAAAGGGTGGCCCCTGTCCTAATTGTTGCACTAAAAAACGAGCATTGGGAAACGCGCGATCCAGTTCTGTTTGTAAGGTTTGGACTAATATGGGTAACTCTGCTGTATCCTTTAGTTGTACCATTCCCTCAGCATAGTGGGATTGGTTTTCTCTCATCCCCGTAATGTTGTAATAAAACTTGGGGCCAGTTCTGCCAATAAACCAATTCACCTCCTCCACTTGGGGATGTTGTAAGATCAGGTCTCGGGCGCGGGCGGCTTGAGCCTGAGTTTGCGCGATCGCGCCATCAGGGGAAAACTCCACTTCAATATGTAACTGATCCCGTTCCACATCAGGGAAAAATTGCCGATCTAAATTTCCCAAGATGCTAAAGCCCATCAACGGAATAATAAAAACAAGGGCAACAATGAGTAACGGTTTTCGCGTTGCTTGTTGCAAACTCCAGCGATAAGATCGTCCCAACTGAGGAAAGGAAATCCCATTATTCCACCACCTTCTAGGCTGATTCGGGTTGAGACGACTTAAAAATCTCCCTGTCAGAGCAGCAATAACGGTTAAAGACAGAGCAAGAGAGGAAACTAAAGCGAGAATTACAGTAATCGCAATTGATCCCACAAATTCACCTGCTGCACCTGGGAGAAGCGCGATCGGTAAAAAGGTCATTACTGTCGTAATCGTAGAAGCTAACAATGGTACTTTGAGGTAATTAACCGTTTTACTCACTGCTTTAAATGGCGTTTCCCCGTCTTCCAACTCTGATTGAATATCATTAACCACAACAATCGCGTTATCAATTAATAATCCCAAAGCAATAATCAGCCCTGTTACTGAAATTTGATGTACTGCAATTCCCATCACGGTCATGCCCCCTAAAACCCCACATACAGTTAACGGGAGAGCCATTCCCACAATGAGCGAAGAACCCCAGCCCATCGCAACAAAGACCATGGCAATCACTAATAGGGCAGCAAAAAGAAGATTGGCAATGAGACTGTTAATTCTATCGGCAACATAAGTGCTTTGGTCGAAAATTACCTCTAAACTGATTCTGCTTGGAAGCGTGCCTCGGAAGGACTCAAGTTCTTGATGAATAATGGGCGTAAATTCATCAATACGTTGTCCCGGCTTCATTAATACCCCAAGCGCGATCGCGGATTGACCGTTGGTATAACTTAATTCTGTTGGGGGTTCTTGAACTCCTCGCTCTACCCTTGCAATATCTCCCAGACGAGTAAACTCTCCTTGAGGGGTATTTTGGATGGGAATCTGACGAATTTGGTCTAGGGTACTGAGTTCTGTATCAACTTCTAGAGATAAATCCCGTTGCTCGCCCCGTAATTGCCCTGCAGATACTTTCGCATCACTTGCCTCGATTTGATCCGCTAATTCTTGAGTGGATAATCCCACTGCTACTAATTCTGGCGCATCAATTTCCACTAAAATTTCTTCTGCTGGTGCGCCAAAAATCTCTACTTCCTCCGTATCGGGAAGACTACGCAGTTGTACCGCCAACTCTTTGGCATAACGATAGAGAATACCATAATTCGGGTTTTCTCCTTGCCATTGCAAACTAGGAATTAAAGTATAAGCACGAACATTAAATTCTTCTAGTTCTGGTTGACCTGCTCCTTCAGGAAAATCTATACTAGCTTTATCAATGCGATCGCGAAGGTCTGACCAAATCGGAGCAGCATTAAAGACATCATCGGATAACGTAACTGAAACACTAGAAAAGCCCACCCGAGAACTAGACTCAATGGTTTCCACTTCTTCAATCTCGGAAATCTCTCCTTCTAAAACTTCCGTCACTAGGGCTTCCACTCGCTCGGCACTAGCCCCCGGAAACACCGTTTTCACCACAGCATTACGAGCAATTAAAGTGGGATCTTCTTGCCGCGGTAACGCCTGAAACGAGGCAATCCCTAAGGCGAGGATTAAAAAGATGGTGAGAATTAAGAGGCGGGTATTGCGATAAAAGTAGCGGATCATGGTTATTAATTATTTGCTAATTCCACAGGTTGGCCAGGCGCAAGGCGATGCGTTCCCTCAGATACAATTTGCGCCTCAGGGTCTAAAGTTCCTCTCACAAAGGCGCGATCTTCTTCTTGATGGATAATTTCTACCGCTTCCTGTTGCACTTTCCATCCCTCTGTATCTTCATCAGGAACGACAACATAAGCTGTCCATAATCCCCGAATGCCCTGAGTCAGTGCTGACATCGGGAGCCAATATCCTGCACTTTCTATGGTTTGGGTAAGATCTAAGCGTACAGTTTCCCCGGGACTGGTGGTAAGAAGCGCATCGGAGTCTAGTTGAAAGATAACTTCTTGGGTGCGAGTTTCTCCACTCACTTCTGGTAAGGTTGATTTAACTGTCCCCTGATAGGTCTCAGAGCCAATTCTAAGGGGATAATCACTTCCCACTTCTAGTTGTTGGGCAACCTGAGAGGGAACTCCAATTCTGGCTTCTGGCGCGGTATTTTCCATTAATTGGATTACAGGTTCTCCTGTTTGAACCACAGTTCCTTCATCTAAGGCTCGCCCCGAAACAATCCCTGCAAAGGGGGCAGTCAAAACACTTTGGTTAAGATTGACTTCAATATCTTCTAGGTTGGCTTCGATTTCGTGCACGGTGGCTTGTTGGGCGGCAATCTCTTCTTGACGAGTTCCACTGCTTAGCTCTTGTAATTGGCTTTCTGCTTCTTCTAAACGGGCTTCTAAGGCTTGCTCTTGACTGGCGACTTCATCCAGTTGTTCGGCAGAAATCGCTCCTTCTGAGTAAAGAAACTCGCGGCGCGATCGCTGATTTTGCGCTAATTTCAGTTCTTCTTCAACATTACGGACTCTGGCTCTAGCGGCGGCAATCTCTTCTTGACGGGGGCCGGTTTCCAGTTGCTCTAGTTGGGCTAACGCACCACGACGTTGGGCTTCGAGTTGTCGTTTTTGGGCTTCTAAGTTCTGAGTGTCTAATCGGGCTATGGGATCACCTGCGGAAACGCGATCGCCTTCTTCTACTAAAATCTCAGTCACTTTACCACCGCGTTCTAACCCTAAATCACTTCTGCGTTGGGAGCGAATTTCTCCCGTATAGCGACGACTCACCTCATAAGACGATTCAGGGGTTACTGTAATTGTTTCCACAGGCAACGCATTAATCTCTTCAACGGTTTCCTCTCTAGGAGGGCTTGGTAGTAAACGAGGAATAATCATCGCACTACCACCGATTAATAAGATTATTCCTCCTAACCACAATAATCGTTTTTTTCTGCCAGTGCGACTGCTATTTTTTTCTTCATCAAAGGCAATTTCTTGATCTTTGACCATGTTTGATTCCTTCCCGTAACGTACCGTATGGTACAATGGCAAACATAGCGATTAACAATGTTGCTATTATTCTCTAATCCTTATCGTACCGTACAGTATGGTATTGTCAACCAGTAAGAAAAAAACAATTGTTAAGGTATCCTGAAATACACAGATCAGCTAGGAGTATTCAATGGGAGTATCCACAGCATACTCAGAACAGAAGAAAAAAGAAATTCTAACAGTGGCAACAGATTTATTTATTGAGCGTGGCTATGATGGGGTGAGTATTGATGCCATCGTGAAAGAAGTTGGAGGGTCAAAAAGTAATATTTACAATTACTTTGGGGGGAAAGAGGGATTATTTCGAGCCATTGTCGAAGATGTGAGTGAGCAAATTTTATCTCCTCTCAAACAAGCAGAAGTAGAAAATTTACCCTTAAAAGAGGGCTTAACTGCCATTGGGAAACAGGCAATGTCTATTATTTTATCCGATCGCGCGATCGGGCTTTTAAGAATTGTCATTGCTCAAAGTCGAAAGTTCCCTGAAGTGGCACAGTTATTTTTTCAAGTGGGGCCAAAAACTCGTTGTAAGTTATTAGTAGAATATATTGAGCAACAACAAGCGCAAGGAAAAATCAAACCCTGTGATAGTTATCAGGCAGCTACTCAATTTATTGGGATGTTTTTAGGCTTTCATCAATTACAAAGAGTTCTCGGTATTACGTCTAACCCCACTGAAGAAGAAATTAATGCCATTGTTGAAGATGCAGTTAAAACCTTTATGGTCAGGTATTCCCAATGACTCATATAGGAGAACAGAAAAAATCCAGAGACTTAAACTATCAAGTAAATATTTAATGATTATATAGCAATATTAGTTAATTAGCAGTAATAATAAAAATATTACATCTAAAAAGGGGAGGCTTCTATGCTAGAACTTGGTTTAATTTTAGCGGTGGGGTTAGCTCTCATTCATGCCTTCCTGTCTAAGTTTAACATTGAGGCAATTATCCCTGAATACCGCTGGCTTTCTTTTGCTGGCGGTGTTTCTATTAGTTATGTATTTCTAGAAATTTTTCCTGAACTGAGTCATGCTCAAGAAACACTGGAAAATGTAGCAATTCCACTGGTAGCTTATTTAGAAAATCACGTTTATATTTTAGCTCTATTAGGACTTATTATTTTTTATGGTTTAGATGTTTTCGTCCTTAATCATGCTAAAAGTTTCGCTAGTAGTAATTCCCCAAAAAAATCTACCTTTTCAGCGATATTTTGGTTACATATTGGCGGTTTTGCTTTACTAAATGTTATTTTTGGTTATTTGCTTCAAGATTTAGCTGAACATAGCTTAATTGAGTGTATTTTATTTTTTATTGCAGTCGGGCTACACTTTTTTATTATTGATTATGGGTTAAGAGAACATCACGAAAAAGTTTATGATCAAAAAGGGCGCTGGCTTTTGACAGGGTCAATTTTAGTTGGCGCAATACTTGGTCAAGCAAGAGTTATTAATGAAGCTGGCATTTTAATGGTTTGGTCTTTTTTAGCGGGAAGTTTAATTTTAAATGTCTTAAAGCGTGAACTACCTGAGGAAAAGAAAACTTGCTTTTGGTCTTTTTGTACTGGTGCTATTGTTTTCGCTACCTTATTTCTCAGTGCCACTTAAGCCTGAAACAATGAAATCATCTCATTAAAAAAATCATGTTATTCTCATTGTAAAATGGTCATTGATTTTTTAAATGATAGATCAAACTCAACAATATCACCCCTTTCCCATTGTGGGCGTTGCTGTTTCCCCAAGAGATACAGAAACAATACAGCAATTTTTCTCGGAAGTTTCGCCAACCAGTAATATTGCTTATCTCGTGCTTAGGACTACAGCTTCTCAAGAAGAACGTTTAAGTGCAGAAACATTACAGAGCTATACTTCTGTTCCTGTTTGCGTGGCAGTAGATGATGAAGTAATCCTTCCCAACTATATTTATATCATTCCCTCGCAGACAAATGTTCACATTCTTAATGGGAAAATACAACTCCAGCCCAACAGCGAAGACACAATTCTATCTCCCATTGATAGTTGCTTCCATTCTTTAGCTCAGCATCAGGGCAACAAAGCAGCCGCCGTTATTCTATCAGCAATGGGGAGTGATGGAACAACAGGCATTAAAGCAATTAAGTTTCAAGATGGCTTAGTGCTGGTGCAACTAGAAGAAACCGCTTCTTATCAACAAATGCCTCAAAATGCAGTTTTAACAGGGGCTACTGATGCAACACTACCTCCTAGCCAAATTCCTAGGACAATTGAACAATACTTTCAGCATCAAAATATTAGCTCTCAAGATACCGAATTAGTAGAAACATCTCAAGAGTGGTTAGAAAGAATTTTCACCCTGCTAAGATCGCGCATTGGTCACGACTTTACCGCTTATAAACGCAATACACTCATCCGTCGGATTACACGGCGGATGAACCTGCGACAAATTGAAACCTATGAAGACTATACTAATTTTTTACAAAAGAATCCAGAGGAAGTCAAAGCCTTATTTCGAGAATGTTTAATTGGTGTTACTAGCTTCTTCCGCAATCCGCCTGCATTTAATATTCTAAAACAACAATTCCTTCCACCACTTTTAAATTCTTTATCAGAGGGAGACACATTCCGTGCTTGGATTCCTGCTTGTTACACGGGAGAAGAAGTCTATTCTTTAGCCATAATTCTCCAAGAAATTATTGATAGCATGAATAAAGACATTAAACTTCAATTATTTGGAACAGATATTGATCAACGAGCAATTGAAAAAGCACGACAAGGAATTTTTCCTCTCAGTATTCAAGCTGAAGTTACCCCCAAATATTTAGAACGCTTTTTCGAGCGAGATAACCAATTTTATTATATCAATCAAATAATTCGTAACTCCATCGTCTTTTCAATTCAAAATATCCTCAAAGATCCCCCTTTTTCTCGCCTGCACTTTTTAAGCTGTCGAAATTTATTAATTTATTTAGAGCCAGAAACGCAAAAGAAAATAATACCACTCTTTCACTATACCCTCAATCCTTCTGGAATTTTAATGTTGGGATCTTCTGAAAGTATTGGCAGTTTTCAAGATTTATTTTCTCCCTTAGATCATCGCTGGAAAATTTTTAAGCGTCGCCATATTAAAGAATATCCACGTCAAGTCATTAACTTTCCTACTGGTTCTCAATTAAATTTAAGTGTTACCAAAACATCTACTAGTGATTCTTGCCCTAAGGATCAAGAAACTAATCTGGAAACACTTATTAAGAGAAAACTGCTTAACGAATTTTGTCCCACAGCAATTTTAATTGAAACTAATGGTGATATTATTCATATTCAAGGGAGAACTGGAAAATTCCTAGAAATTGTTAGTGGCTATCCAACAAATAATATTATTAATTTAGCGCGAAAAGGATTAAAGTTTGAATTATTTTCTGCTATTCAAGCAGCTATTTCCTCAGAGAAATCAGTAACTCGACAACAAATTCCTGTTAATTCTAATGGAAACACTGAATTAGTTAAATTACAAGTTGAACCTTTAGATTCTCCTCCACCTTTAGCAGGTCGTTTATTAGTAATTTTGAATGTCATTGAAAGTCATTCTACAAGTAATGAGCAAGAAAATATTCCCCAAGATATTGCTTTACAACAGAAAGATAATCGTATTGCACAATTAGAAAAAGAATTACAAGATACGCGAGAAAGTCATCAAACCACTATTGAAGAGCTAGAATCCTCTAATGAAGAACTACAAGCTACTAATGAAGAGCTAGAATCCTCTAATGAAGAACTACAAGCTACTAATGAAGAACTAGAATCCTCTAAAGAAGAATTACAATCACTAAATGAAGAATTACAAACCCTCAATCAAGAGTTACAAAGTACTATTAATGAGTTATCAGTTACGCAAAATGATCTAAGGAATTTGCTTAATATCACGGAAGTTGCTACTATTATTGTGGATCACCAAATGCGGGTAAAACGTTTTACCCCAGAAGTAACAAATATTATGCCCCTCATCCCTACAGATATTGGTCGTCCTATTCATGATGTCACGACTAATCTTAATGATGATGGGATGGTACAAGATATTTTAGAAGTTTTGCAAACATTAACCCCTAAAACCAAATTAGTTGAAACCAGAGAGGGGGGATGGTACCGCATGGAGATTACCCCTTATCGTAAAGACAACTATCAAATTGAAGGAACAGTAGTGAACTTTATTAATATTAATGAGTTAAAGCAAAAAGAAGAAGCCTTAAAACAAGCACAGTTACTTCAGCAAAGCCTTCTTGATACCTATACCCAACCTGCAATTTTACTCACTAACCAGTTGGAGATTATTAATATTAACCTAGCCCTACAAAACCAACTAACTATTGAACAGGTGGAAGAGAAGATTATCAAACCACTGGAAATACGACTTCAAAATAATGAGCCTTTCGAGGAAACTATCTCATTTTCTCTTGATAATGAGAGGCCCTATCGCTATCTAGTCCGTTGCTCTATTATTCCCGACCAAGAGACTAGGATTAAATATTGTTTATTATTCTTAACTAATTTGTAACATTTTGTTGAGTAAAGTGACATTAATATGTTTAGTGTCAGTTATATGAACAACATTCGATATAATTTCTAATTTACAGAAATAAAGGAATATTATGGATGACTATTTCGAGCAACTCCGAGAAAAAGCAGAACTTCGTCTCAATCAAAGAGATGATTTAGAGGCTTTATCAGATCCTAACTTATATGAAGTAGGCGTTTATCAAACAGAACTACAAATTCAGCATGAAGAGTTACAAAGAGCTTATAGTGAATTAAGTGAATTATACGAGCAATATTGGTCTCTCTATGAATTTGCTCCTTGTGGGTATGTTACGCTCACCGAAAAAGGGATGATTGCTCGAATTAATTATCAGGGGAGAGCTTTACTAGGGGATATACCCGCTCCTATCACTAATTTTAGCTTTTCTCGCTTTATCCTCAATAAGCATCAACCTTTCTTTTTTACCGCGCTGCAACAAGCCAAACAAACTGGGGAAAAACAAAATTTAGAGCTACAGTTGATTCCGTTAAATAATAGGGAGTTATTATGGGTTCATCTTGATATCAAAGCTACTTTTGATGATGAGGGAAAAGTTATTAGTTATGAGATGACTCTTACTGATGTCACTACCGATAAGGAAGCAGACCTTGTCCGCGAAAAAGCCAAACGCTTACAACTAATTACGGATTCGATTCAGGGTAGTATTGCGTATGTTGATGCCAGTGAGCGGTATCAATTTATGAATCAAACCCATCAACAGTGGCTAGGAGTGACAGAGGAAGAAGTTTTAGGCAAAACAGTTGTTGAGGTAATTGGACACGAGTTGTATAGTCAGTTTGATGGTTTAATTGAGCAAGTTTTGCAAGGAGAAACTGTTAAGTGTGAGGCTCAGTTTCCTTATCAAAATCGACAATTAAGGGATGTTTTTATTGTTTTAGTCCCTGATTTTGGTAGTACAGAAAAGGTAGAAGGCTATTATGCTTTGATGACAGATATTACAGACTCAAAGCATATCACCAGACAATTACAGGAACAAGAAGCCTTTCTACGGAGTATTTATGATGGGGTGCAACAAGCAATTTTTGTAGTGGATGTTTCGGAAGAAGGGAAATTTTATTGGGCAGATTGTAATTGTGTTAGTGAAAGGTTAATGGGAGTCTCTAGAAGTGAGGCGCAAGGACAACCTTTAGAACTAAATTTATCTAGAGAATTAGCTCTTCAACTTCGTGAACGCTACGAACTTTGTTTAGCTTCAGGGGACAGTTTAACTTATGAAGAATGTATTAGGGTGAATGGGGAAAAAACTTGTTGGTTATTGACGCTAACTCCCTTAAAAGATGAAAATGACCGTGTTTATCGAATTATCGGAGCAGGAGTTAACATTGATGATCGCAAAGAGTTAGAAACAACCCTAAAAGAACAAGCAGAACGAGAGCGTTTAGTTAATATGATTACTTATGCGGTTCGTCAAAGTTTAGAATTGCATGAAGTAGTAGAAGAAACAGTTACCAAACTTTTAGAGGCTTTTGGGGTTGATGAAGTGGTTTTAGCACTTTATGAACAAGATGAAGATGACTCTCCTTTAGTGCGAGTGGCGACACAAGAAGTTAGTTATTGGTCAGAAAAAATTTGCGAATATTCACAAGCACAGCAAATTTTTCAACAAGAGGAAGTAGTAGTAATTAATGACTCAGCTTTTAATGATACTGTCTGTTTTAGAGCAGAAAATGCCAAGTCTATGCTATTAGGAGGAATTTATTATAATCAACAATTACAAGGGATAATTTCTTTGCAATATCAAGACTCTAGCTGTGATTGGAGTGAAGCAGAAAAGAGTTTATTAAAACAAGTAGCCGATCAAATCGCGATCGCGCTTAAGCAAGCCCAACTTTATAAACAACTAAATCAAGAATTAACCGAACGAACTCAGTTACAAAGCCAATTAAGCTACCAGGCTCATCATGATCGCTTAACTGGTTTACCTAATCGTTACTTATTAGTAGAACGTTTACATGAAATTATTAAGCTCCGTGACTCAAAAGCAACTGATATACCATTTGCAGTTTTATTTTTAGACTTAAATGGTTTTAAGGAGGTTAATGATAATTTTGGTCATAACATTGGAGATCAATTATTAATTAATGTCACGCAACGATTTAAAAACTGTTTACGGGAAGATGACATGATTGCTCGTTTTGGGGGAGATGAGTTTGTTATTTTACTAGAAAAATTACCTGAGAAAGAAGCTGCTATCCAAGTTGCTAATCGGCTTCATCAAGTGTTAGAAAATCCAATTAGAATTAACCATATTGAAGTAAAAATTAGAACTAGTATTGGCATTGTCTATGATGATGGTCAATATAGTAATTCTGATCCCATTTTGCGAGATGCTGATATTGCGATGTATCAATCAAAAAATCAAGGCGTTGACTATATTGTTTTCGATCAAAAAGAGACATCAGATAGTTAATTGAGTGACTTTCCAGCAGCTTTCCAACCTTCAACACTGCCAGGATATCCCATCACATTATCATAGCCGAGAAGACGCAACGCTTCTAAGCCAATGGCAGTGCGATACCCAACTGAACAATATAGAATAACAGGTCGATCTTTGGCAATTTGATCTTGCTTTTTCACTAAGTCTCGTAGGGGAATATTAATCGCATTGAGGATATGCCCGCTTATATATTCTAAAGGTTGACGAACATCAATCAGTTGAGCATTTTCTTCTTCCACTAATCTTTCAATTTCATCAGCTTGTTTTACCCCATAATATCCTCTGGGAATATTAGTGAGAAATTCATCAACAACTTCTTCTATTTCTTCTGAATAAACATTAGCACTGAATGCACTATTAGAATAACTTGGAATCAGATAACTTGCTCCTCCGATCCAAATAAAAAAGCTAAGACAAATGGTTAGTAATGTTTTCCACATTTGATTCCTCCTTAATTTTTAATCTAAGATTAGCGTTTTTGAGCAACTTCTTTCCATTCTTGAATAGATAAAGGAGAAACTGGCATTTCCAGATTCTTTCCGTCTGTAATGGGTACAGAAAAAACAACTGCTAAGGTATTAGGTAGCTGAGAAATAATTTCTTCAAAATTGTATTGACCTATGTTACCAACAGGAGATTTATCAACAAACACTTTTTCGGAAATATCTTTAGCATAAAACGTTTCTCCTGTAGGCATCTTAACAGTTAAAGGTTGGGAGTGATCAATTTCGGTTCTACCTGGAAAACCAGCAAGGCGAATCGTAAATGGTTCTTTTCCTTCTGATGTAATTCGCTGAAACGCGATCGCTTGCCAAGTGCGATTATAACTATCAAATAGTTTCTGTCGCGATTGATAAAGCACTTGATTTTCCCCTTCTTGTATTGTCCGAATTTCGGCATAAGCAGAATTTGTAGGAATACTAATGAATCCTAAAATTAAGAAAACTATCGTTAGTCCCAATATGATTTTACGGAATGTTTTATTAATCATATTCACCTCCTTATTACTGTAATGCCGCTTGAATTTGTTCTTTTACTTCAGGAACAACGACTCGATACATTCCCCGTAAATCCCCAACAGAAAAATCATAGGCTTTATCATTAGGGTAACGTTGTTTAACAAATTCAGGACGCTCGGATTTGAGGCCATGGCATTTTAAGCAAGTGGCTTCCACATTAATGCGACGATAATAATAAGTTTCTTGATCAGCCGTTTCCCAAAAACCGAAGAGGTTAGGATTATTGGCAAATTTTTCTAGAGCCATTGCTTCTTTTTCAGTTGGCGCATGATCAGGATTCCGATATTTTTCAGCGACTTGTTTAACATCCCAAGGGTTTTCTTGGCTAAGTTGTTTAGCGCGCATTCCCACTGGTTTACAGACTTGTTTAAAGGTTTCTATAGTAGGAGTTTCGTCTGTTCCTTTGAGAGTTCCTGCTAGGCTAGAACGCATCGCATCTAAAGATTCAATTTCTTGCACAATTTCGCCTAATTGTTCTGGTTGTGGTTGAGCGTTTGCTTCATTAATGGGAAGAATAAGCAGGCTAAAAGCTAATAAGAGGGAAAAAACGATTTTTAAGAGAAATTTAGACATTTTTAATGCTCCTTTTTTAGGCAATATTTACTTACTACGCTGTTTCCATACAGCCTTTTTTATTTTTCTAAAACTGTTAAAGGCTTTGATTGGTCGCTGCTTGGCGCGATGGGAGTCACTAAGGATAACTGCAATAAAAATAGGACTAACCGTTCAAACCAAGGTACAGCAGTTCCCCAGCGCATTTTCATCAGAAAATACCACTCAAAAGCATTTTTCACCCAATTCACCCAAACTCCTCTCAATGCAGTAGCATGACGACGATGTCCTATACTGGGTTCAGGTACAACAGGGGCAGCAATAAAGATAATGCCATCATTGCCAAAATCTGCCATACAAATCGCATCTAAACTGGGCTTAACAGGGTGAGATTGAATTTCTCCTAATTCCCGAGCAATGTTATGCGCTACCGCAATCGCCATTGATTCTGTCATTTGACCAGTTTTCGGCGCACCAAGAGGGACTTCTGTTGTTTCTGGTGGCGCAAGTTGTGTGATTACCCCTGCACTATAAATCGAGGGATAGTCTGGATGTTGATAGGTGTCTCGTACTGGTACAAATCCCTTTTTATCAGTTAATCCAGGCACATTTCTTAAGAACTGCGCTCCTCGGAAAGGAGGTAAAAACATGGCATATTGAAAAGGAAATTCCTGTCCATCTGATAATTTGACGTGATCTGGTTTAATCTCAGTAATAGCAGCATTTTCTACCCAATCAATGCCATGCTCTTGCATTACTTCTGTTACGACTTTGTCAGAATTTGCCATCCCCCCAATGCCAAGATGTCCTAAATAGGGTTCAGGACTGATAAAAGTAATCGTTGCTTGATCACGGATTCCTTTGTTTCTTAAACTATAGTCCGCTAATAAGGCCACTTCATACGCTGGCCCCATACAACTTGCCCCCGGAACTGCCCCCACAAGAATCGGCCCTGGGTTTTCTAAAAATTCATTCCAGGCTTCCCTCGCCATTTCCGCATGATGAGCATTGCATACGGATTGTGTATAACCATCTTCTGGCCCCAAACCTGGTATCAAATGATAAGCCAGAGAAGCCCCCGTAGCAATTATGAGATAATCATACTCTAAAGTTATCTCCTCCTCTACTGTCACTCGTTTTTCCTCAGGATCAAGTGCTGTCACCTTACCGTGTCGCCAATGGATTCCGTATTTTTGCAATAACGGTTCAAGGGGAAGTTGTACTTGATCTAAGCGTCTGAGATTAAACGTTACCCAAGGGAGAGAGGGAATAAAGGTAAAGGTGGGTTGATCGGAAATTAAAGTAATTTCATGTTTGCCTTTTAAGAGGTGTTTCAATTCGTAGGCGGCAGAAAGCCCTCCAAATCCTGCGCCGACAATGACAATTTCTGCCATAGTGTTATAAATCCTTTTAATAAAACTATTTAGTTATATGAATATAATAATAGATATAGAGTTTAATTGTAAATTAACTAAATGATTAATTAGTAATATAATATCAAAAGAACGGTGAATTATAGTCGTTCCAATTCAGTTCCGTAGTGCAGCCATCTTGGCTGCTACTAGGGAGCAAGATGCTCCCACTACTTTTAGGTTGCTATTTTTTATTTGGAATCACTATAAATTTCTAAAATCCCCTAATCTGCGCTGAATGACAAATATACGATCGCGCTGTTTTAGGGGTTCCCCCATGAAAGAGTGTTCTAATTTGTGGTTAAGGTTCGCATCGCTTGATCGGTGGTGAGAAAAACATGATCTTTACCTAGGTAGTCAATGAAGCCGATTTTTTTTAGTTTATCCATCACCGGTCCCTTGACTTCTGATAAGTATAATTCAATGCCAAGACTTTTGAGATCAGCCACTAAGCCTTC
This window of the Euhalothece natronophila Z-M001 genome carries:
- a CDS encoding CheR family methyltransferase, with product MIDQTQQYHPFPIVGVAVSPRDTETIQQFFSEVSPTSNIAYLVLRTTASQEERLSAETLQSYTSVPVCVAVDDEVILPNYIYIIPSQTNVHILNGKIQLQPNSEDTILSPIDSCFHSLAQHQGNKAAAVILSAMGSDGTTGIKAIKFQDGLVLVQLEETASYQQMPQNAVLTGATDATLPPSQIPRTIEQYFQHQNISSQDTELVETSQEWLERIFTLLRSRIGHDFTAYKRNTLIRRITRRMNLRQIETYEDYTNFLQKNPEEVKALFRECLIGVTSFFRNPPAFNILKQQFLPPLLNSLSEGDTFRAWIPACYTGEEVYSLAIILQEIIDSMNKDIKLQLFGTDIDQRAIEKARQGIFPLSIQAEVTPKYLERFFERDNQFYYINQIIRNSIVFSIQNILKDPPFSRLHFLSCRNLLIYLEPETQKKIIPLFHYTLNPSGILMLGSSESIGSFQDLFSPLDHRWKIFKRRHIKEYPRQVINFPTGSQLNLSVTKTSTSDSCPKDQETNLETLIKRKLLNEFCPTAILIETNGDIIHIQGRTGKFLEIVSGYPTNNIINLARKGLKFELFSAIQAAISSEKSVTRQQIPVNSNGNTELVKLQVEPLDSPPPLAGRLLVILNVIESHSTSNEQENIPQDIALQQKDNRIAQLEKELQDTRESHQTTIEELESSNEELQATNEELESSNEELQATNEELESSKEELQSLNEELQTLNQELQSTINELSVTQNDLRNLLNITEVATIIVDHQMRVKRFTPEVTNIMPLIPTDIGRPIHDVTTNLNDDGMVQDILEVLQTLTPKTKLVETREGGWYRMEITPYRKDNYQIEGTVVNFININELKQKEEALKQAQLLQQSLLDTYTQPAILLTNQLEIININLALQNQLTIEQVEEKIIKPLEIRLQNNEPFEETISFSLDNERPYRYLVRCSIIPDQETRIKYCLLFLTNL
- a CDS encoding diguanylate cyclase domain-containing protein, whose protein sequence is MDDYFEQLREKAELRLNQRDDLEALSDPNLYEVGVYQTELQIQHEELQRAYSELSELYEQYWSLYEFAPCGYVTLTEKGMIARINYQGRALLGDIPAPITNFSFSRFILNKHQPFFFTALQQAKQTGEKQNLELQLIPLNNRELLWVHLDIKATFDDEGKVISYEMTLTDVTTDKEADLVREKAKRLQLITDSIQGSIAYVDASERYQFMNQTHQQWLGVTEEEVLGKTVVEVIGHELYSQFDGLIEQVLQGETVKCEAQFPYQNRQLRDVFIVLVPDFGSTEKVEGYYALMTDITDSKHITRQLQEQEAFLRSIYDGVQQAIFVVDVSEEGKFYWADCNCVSERLMGVSRSEAQGQPLELNLSRELALQLRERYELCLASGDSLTYEECIRVNGEKTCWLLTLTPLKDENDRVYRIIGAGVNIDDRKELETTLKEQAERERLVNMITYAVRQSLELHEVVEETVTKLLEAFGVDEVVLALYEQDEDDSPLVRVATQEVSYWSEKICEYSQAQQIFQQEEVVVINDSAFNDTVCFRAENAKSMLLGGIYYNQQLQGIISLQYQDSSCDWSEAEKSLLKQVADQIAIALKQAQLYKQLNQELTERTQLQSQLSYQAHHDRLTGLPNRYLLVERLHEIIKLRDSKATDIPFAVLFLDLNGFKEVNDNFGHNIGDQLLINVTQRFKNCLREDDMIARFGGDEFVILLEKLPEKEAAIQVANRLHQVLENPIRINHIEVKIRTSIGIVYDDGQYSNSDPILRDADIAMYQSKNQGVDYIVFDQKETSDS
- a CDS encoding rhodanese-like domain-containing protein, which gives rise to MWKTLLTICLSFFIWIGGASYLIPSYSNSAFSANVYSEEIEEVVDEFLTNIPRGYYGVKQADEIERLVEEENAQLIDVRQPLEYISGHILNAINIPLRDLVKKQDQIAKDRPVILYCSVGYRTAIGLEALRLLGYDNVMGYPGSVEGWKAAGKSLN
- a CDS encoding DUF3122 domain-containing protein; its protein translation is MINKTFRKIILGLTIVFLILGFISIPTNSAYAEIRTIQEGENQVLYQSRQKLFDSYNRTWQAIAFQRITSEGKEPFTIRLAGFPGRTEIDHSQPLTVKMPTGETFYAKDISEKVFVDKSPVGNIGQYNFEEIISQLPNTLAVVFSVPITDGKNLEMPVSPLSIQEWKEVAQKR